The Bradyrhizobium sp. WBAH42 genome includes a window with the following:
- a CDS encoding CsbD family protein, translating to MGSTTDKIKGAANEAIGKAKQGVGEATGSDRMKGEGVVQEVKGKGQQAMGDAKDAAKDAMDRAAAAARRAAE from the coding sequence ATGGGCAGCACGACCGACAAGATCAAGGGCGCCGCCAACGAGGCGATCGGCAAGGCCAAGCAGGGCGTCGGTGAAGCCACCGGATCCGATCGCATGAAGGGCGAGGGCGTCGTGCAGGAAGTGAAGGGCAAGGGCCAGCAGGCCATGGGCGATGCCAAGGACGCCGCAAAGGATGCGATGGATCGCGCCGCCGCTGCGGCTCGCCGCGCCGCGGAGTGA
- a CDS encoding FKBP-type peptidyl-prolyl cis-trans isomerase: MQRFQRALLALMSALAITVIASVSHFVSTTASAQTAGKTMTTASGLQIIDSTVGTGASPQPGQICVMHYTGWLYENGQKGKKFDSSVDRKEPFEFPIGKGRVIAGWDEGVASMKVGGKRTLIIPPQLGYGARGAGGVIPPNATLMFDVELLAVK; this comes from the coding sequence ATGCAGCGTTTCCAGCGCGCGCTCCTCGCCCTGATGTCGGCACTCGCGATCACCGTGATCGCCAGCGTGTCGCATTTCGTTTCCACCACGGCCTCGGCCCAGACCGCAGGAAAGACCATGACCACAGCTTCAGGCTTGCAGATCATCGACTCCACCGTCGGCACCGGTGCCTCGCCGCAGCCCGGCCAGATCTGCGTGATGCACTACACCGGCTGGCTCTATGAGAACGGCCAGAAGGGCAAGAAATTCGACTCGTCGGTCGACCGCAAGGAGCCGTTCGAGTTTCCGATCGGTAAGGGCCGCGTCATCGCCGGCTGGGACGAGGGCGTCGCCTCTATGAAGGTCGGCGGCAAGCGCACGCTGATCATCCCGCCGCAGCTCGGCTATGGTGCCCGCGGTGCCGGCGGCGTGATCCCGCCGAACGCGACGCTGATGTTCGACGTGGAATTGCTCGCGGTGAAGTGA
- a CDS encoding xanthine dehydrogenase family protein molybdopterin-binding subunit, whose amino-acid sequence MTAAAPGPKTNMGQPVPRYDAAAKVTGRATYASDMPLDNPAYAFLVTSAIAKGRIDRFEFDDAKRVRGVIDIVTHENAPKLKDSKLFSNGGYAGTTIQPLKSAEIAHDGQIIAVVVAESYEAAREAANRVKVSYTAAAPSATFDSPGTTTAAAKGQSSQFKEDPKVGDFAKAFDAAEVKLIASYDTPTQHHNPMELFTTSCTWMGDHLVIYEGSQYVHGLKNGVAEQLGIDADKVRVVNPYVGGGFGARGSMTPRTAIIAAIARRLNRPIKLVPTRDQGFTIATYRAETRHEIKLGASRDGKLVALRHEGAEVSSRPDAYCVGGTKTTTRLYACPNVDSLVSIVRADRNTPGFMRSPPEVPYLFALESALDELAVKLNMDPVELRRINDATRDPIDGKPYTSRSLMACFDEAARAFGWSQRSPQPKSTSDGDWLIGYGCAATCYPTAMAPSAARVRLQRDGRTRVEIAGHEIGTGAYTVIAQTAAERLGVPLEKVAVFMGDSDLPPAPVAGGSNSTASTCSAVMMVCDQIRRRLLKAVMPSDSLADKAKETVGISPAPSTQAAKGDRPLDIEKAFDALGVGVVEEYGEWKPEGAPMDSFRAMHNGQVRLVGGHQMKDKIAYAFGAEFVEVRVNRFTHEIRCPRLVGAFAAGRIMNPRTARSQLMGGLIWGMSSALLEATEIDDRYARYVNDNLADYLLPVNADVPGVEVIMLSEQDDHINPVGAKGLGELANVGTNAAICNAIYHATGQRIRKLPVRLENIEV is encoded by the coding sequence ATGACCGCTGCAGCTCCCGGGCCCAAGACGAATATGGGGCAGCCCGTGCCGCGCTATGATGCGGCCGCAAAGGTCACGGGGCGGGCGACCTATGCCTCCGATATGCCGCTGGACAATCCGGCCTACGCGTTCCTCGTCACCAGCGCCATCGCCAAGGGCCGCATCGACCGCTTCGAGTTTGACGATGCCAAGCGCGTCCGCGGCGTGATCGACATCGTCACGCACGAGAACGCCCCGAAGCTGAAGGACTCGAAGCTGTTCAGCAATGGCGGCTATGCCGGCACCACGATCCAGCCGCTGAAATCGGCCGAGATCGCCCATGACGGCCAGATCATCGCCGTGGTGGTCGCGGAGAGTTACGAGGCCGCGCGCGAGGCGGCCAACCGCGTCAAGGTCAGCTACACGGCTGCTGCGCCCAGCGCGACCTTCGATTCGCCGGGGACGACGACAGCCGCCGCGAAAGGACAAAGTTCGCAGTTCAAGGAGGACCCGAAGGTCGGTGATTTCGCCAAGGCGTTCGATGCGGCCGAGGTCAAGCTCATCGCTTCCTACGACACGCCGACGCAGCATCACAATCCGATGGAGCTGTTCACGACCAGCTGCACCTGGATGGGCGACCATCTCGTCATCTACGAGGGCAGCCAGTATGTCCATGGTCTGAAGAACGGCGTGGCCGAGCAGCTCGGCATCGACGCCGACAAGGTGCGCGTGGTCAACCCTTACGTCGGCGGCGGTTTCGGCGCGCGCGGCTCGATGACACCGCGGACCGCCATCATCGCCGCCATTGCCAGGCGCCTGAACCGCCCGATCAAGCTGGTCCCGACCCGCGACCAGGGCTTTACCATCGCGACCTACCGCGCCGAGACGCGGCATGAGATCAAGCTTGGTGCCAGCCGGGACGGCAAGCTGGTCGCTTTGAGGCATGAGGGGGCTGAAGTCTCCTCGCGCCCCGATGCCTATTGCGTCGGCGGCACCAAGACCACGACGCGGCTCTATGCCTGTCCGAACGTGGACAGCCTGGTGTCGATCGTGCGCGCCGATCGCAACACGCCCGGCTTCATGCGTTCGCCCCCGGAGGTGCCGTATCTGTTTGCGCTGGAGAGCGCGCTGGACGAGCTCGCCGTCAAACTGAACATGGATCCGGTCGAGCTTCGCCGTATCAACGACGCCACCAGGGATCCCATTGACGGCAAGCCCTACACGTCGCGATCGCTCATGGCGTGCTTCGACGAAGCCGCCAGGGCGTTCGGCTGGTCGCAGCGATCGCCGCAACCGAAATCGACGTCCGATGGCGACTGGTTGATCGGCTACGGCTGCGCCGCCACCTGCTATCCGACGGCGATGGCGCCGTCCGCCGCACGCGTGCGACTGCAGCGTGACGGCCGCACTCGCGTCGAGATCGCCGGCCACGAGATCGGCACCGGCGCCTACACCGTCATCGCCCAGACTGCGGCCGAGCGGCTCGGCGTGCCACTGGAGAAGGTCGCGGTCTTCATGGGCGACAGCGACTTGCCGCCCGCGCCGGTTGCCGGCGGCTCCAACTCGACCGCCAGCACCTGCTCGGCCGTGATGATGGTGTGCGATCAGATCCGACGGCGCCTGCTCAAGGCGGTGATGCCGAGCGACAGCCTCGCCGACAAGGCCAAGGAGACCGTCGGCATCAGCCCGGCACCGTCGACCCAAGCGGCCAAGGGCGATCGTCCGCTCGATATCGAGAAGGCGTTCGATGCGCTCGGCGTCGGCGTGGTCGAAGAATATGGCGAGTGGAAGCCGGAAGGCGCGCCGATGGACTCCTTCCGCGCCATGCACAATGGGCAGGTACGGCTGGTCGGCGGCCACCAAATGAAGGACAAGATCGCCTACGCCTTCGGCGCCGAATTCGTCGAGGTCCGCGTCAATCGCTTCACGCACGAGATCCGCTGCCCCCGCCTGGTCGGCGCGTTCGCGGCAGGCAGGATCATGAATCCGCGCACCGCACGCAGCCAGCTCATGGGTGGCCTGATCTGGGGCATGTCCTCGGCGTTGCTGGAAGCCACCGAGATCGATGACCGCTATGCGCGCTACGTCAACGACAATCTTGCCGATTACCTCCTGCCCGTGAATGCCGATGTGCCCGGCGTCGAGGTGATCATGCTGTCCGAGCAGGACGATCATATCAATCCGGTGGGCGCAAAGGGCCTCGGCGAGCTCGCCAATGTCGGCACCAATGCGGCGATCTGCAACGCGATCTATCACGCCACCGGCCAGCGCATCCGCAAGCTGCCGGTGCGGCTGGAAAATATCGAGGTCTAA
- a CDS encoding xanthine dehydrogenase family protein subunit M — translation MRPFSYQRASDPDMAVRALGAAAAANDPLTKASAQPLAGGTTLIDLMKLDVMRPTAIVDINPLANAWSAIAPGDDGLRLGALARMSDVAAHAEIQRSYPVIADSLKLAASAQLRNMATLGGNVMQRTRCNYFRDVSYENCNKRNPGSGCAAMDGVNRMHAVLGVSEQCIATYPGDFAQALIALDAIVEITGKAGTRSMPFAQLHKAPGSTPDIETALQPGELISAFSISGRWPRSVYLKTRDRQSYEFALSSAAVALDVQDGTIRDARVALGGVATVPWRAREAEALLKGQKFDDGLAQRVADAAFADARGRRHNSFKIALGKRVVARALQQAVTMEI, via the coding sequence ATGCGACCGTTTTCGTACCAGAGAGCATCAGACCCCGACATGGCCGTGCGAGCGCTCGGCGCCGCCGCGGCCGCCAACGATCCACTGACGAAGGCGTCGGCGCAGCCGCTTGCCGGCGGCACCACGCTGATCGATCTGATGAAGCTCGACGTGATGCGGCCCACTGCGATCGTCGACATCAATCCGCTGGCCAACGCCTGGTCGGCGATCGCGCCAGGCGATGATGGCTTGCGCCTCGGCGCGCTGGCAAGGATGTCCGACGTCGCCGCGCATGCCGAGATCCAGCGCAGCTATCCGGTGATCGCGGATTCGCTGAAGCTCGCCGCCAGCGCCCAGCTGCGCAACATGGCAACGCTCGGCGGCAACGTGATGCAGCGGACGCGCTGCAACTACTTCCGCGATGTCTCCTATGAGAATTGCAACAAGCGCAATCCCGGTTCCGGCTGTGCCGCAATGGATGGGGTCAACCGCATGCATGCGGTGCTCGGCGTCTCCGAACAATGCATTGCGACCTATCCCGGCGATTTCGCACAGGCGCTGATCGCGCTCGATGCGATCGTCGAGATCACCGGCAAAGCCGGTACGCGCAGCATGCCGTTCGCTCAGCTTCACAAGGCCCCGGGCAGCACGCCTGATATCGAGACCGCGCTTCAGCCCGGCGAACTGATCTCGGCGTTCTCGATTTCCGGGCGCTGGCCGCGCTCGGTGTATCTCAAGACGCGCGACCGGCAATCCTACGAATTCGCGCTGTCCTCGGCAGCGGTCGCGCTCGACGTCCAGGACGGCACGATCCGGGACGCGCGCGTCGCGCTCGGCGGCGTCGCCACCGTGCCCTGGCGCGCGCGTGAGGCGGAGGCGCTGTTGAAGGGACAGAAGTTCGATGACGGCCTCGCGCAACGTGTTGCCGATGCAGCTTTTGCAGACGCCCGCGGCCGCCGGCACAATAGCTTCAAGATCGCGCTCGGCAAGCGTGTGGTGGCACGCGCGCTCCAGCAGGCCGTAACGATGGAGATCTGA
- a CDS encoding (2Fe-2S)-binding protein has product MPDKPGSRSSGFDRRAFMAGAAGSALIPMTARAAPEDARAPAAQDPSLPVEVTLRVNGTDKRLSIDARATVLDVLREHLKLTGSKKGCDHGQCGACTVLIDDRRVVSCLTLALAAEGQEITTIEGLATDDRLHPMQQAFIDHDAFQCGYCTPGQIMSAIACVKEGHAGSEADIREYMSGNICRCAAYPNIVAAVKQAAPEIMKG; this is encoded by the coding sequence ATGCCCGACAAACCAGGTTCCAGATCATCCGGATTCGACCGACGCGCCTTCATGGCCGGCGCGGCTGGCAGCGCGCTGATTCCGATGACGGCGCGCGCGGCGCCCGAGGACGCGCGGGCGCCAGCGGCGCAGGATCCGTCGCTTCCCGTCGAGGTCACACTGCGCGTCAACGGCACGGACAAGCGCCTGAGCATCGATGCGCGCGCCACGGTGCTCGATGTCTTACGCGAACATCTCAAGCTCACCGGCAGCAAGAAGGGCTGCGACCACGGCCAGTGCGGCGCCTGCACGGTGCTGATCGACGATCGCCGCGTGGTGTCGTGCCTGACGCTGGCCCTGGCCGCCGAAGGGCAGGAGATCACGACCATCGAAGGCCTCGCCACCGACGACCGCTTGCACCCGATGCAGCAGGCCTTCATCGACCATGATGCGTTCCAGTGCGGCTATTGCACGCCCGGTCAGATCATGTCGGCGATCGCGTGCGTGAAGGAGGGCCATGCCGGCAGCGAGGCCGACATCCGCGAATACATGAGCGGCAACATCTGCCGCTGCGCCGCCTATCCCAACATCGTCGCCGCCGTGAAGCAGGCCGCGCCCGAGATCATGAAAGGCTAG
- the ggt gene encoding gamma-glutamyltransferase, translating into MRNFHFPGRSTVHATNAMVATSHPQASLAAIEVLREGGTAVDAAVAGSALLGVIEPQSTGIGGDCFALIQPRGEGKIVAYNGSGRAPKAANADWYLERKINSVPLTSAHAVSIPGVIDAFATVLRDHGKFGFDRLLQPAIKAAEEGYVVAPRIAFDWKNQFEKLKNGTNTVRYLLPGGQPPVAGDVIRQAELGKTLRAIAKNGRDAFYKGEIAEDMVETLRGIGGLHTLDDFAVHTTEVTTPIGTMYKGYDVWQCPPNGPGVTALLMLNILSRFDLTKYAPVSVERFHLEAEAARIAYMNREMHVASPAHMKINVAEMLEKGFADEYISKIRMDGMLDLPNVAPPMNPSTIYITVVDKDRNVCSFINSVAHSFGSAIVSNKTGVLFQNRAGGFRIQPGHPNCIEGGKRPLHTIMPGLLTKGGRSTMSFAVMGGQYQPTGQTHLLTNILDYGCDVQEAIDMPRGLHYEGQYQLEDSVPAAIVEGLKKLGHKTTSVVGPLGGAQAIWIDWDKGTLTGGSDPRKDGCALGY; encoded by the coding sequence ATGAGAAACTTCCATTTCCCCGGCAGGTCCACGGTCCACGCCACCAACGCGATGGTGGCGACCTCGCATCCGCAGGCCTCGCTCGCCGCGATCGAGGTGCTGCGCGAGGGCGGCACCGCGGTGGACGCGGCGGTCGCCGGCTCGGCCCTGCTCGGCGTGATCGAGCCGCAATCGACCGGCATCGGCGGGGATTGCTTTGCGCTGATCCAGCCGCGGGGCGAGGGCAAGATCGTCGCCTATAACGGCTCCGGCCGCGCGCCGAAGGCGGCGAATGCCGACTGGTATCTCGAGCGCAAGATCAACTCCGTGCCGCTCACCTCGGCGCATGCGGTCTCGATCCCCGGCGTGATCGACGCCTTTGCCACCGTGCTGCGCGATCACGGCAAGTTCGGTTTCGACCGGCTGCTGCAGCCTGCGATCAAGGCGGCCGAGGAAGGTTATGTCGTCGCGCCCCGCATCGCCTTCGACTGGAAGAACCAGTTCGAGAAGCTGAAGAATGGCACCAACACCGTGCGCTATTTGTTGCCGGGCGGCCAGCCGCCGGTCGCAGGCGACGTCATCCGCCAGGCCGAGCTCGGCAAGACGCTGCGCGCGATCGCCAAGAACGGCCGCGACGCCTTCTACAAGGGCGAGATCGCGGAGGACATGGTCGAGACCCTCAGGGGCATCGGTGGCCTGCACACGCTCGACGATTTCGCCGTGCACACGACCGAAGTGACCACGCCGATCGGCACCATGTACAAGGGCTACGACGTCTGGCAGTGCCCGCCGAACGGCCCGGGCGTCACCGCGCTCTTGATGCTCAACATCCTGTCGCGCTTCGATCTGACCAAGTATGCGCCAGTGAGCGTCGAGCGCTTCCATCTCGAGGCGGAAGCGGCACGCATCGCCTACATGAACCGCGAGATGCATGTTGCCTCGCCTGCGCACATGAAGATCAACGTCGCCGAGATGCTCGAGAAGGGCTTTGCCGACGAGTACATCAGCAAGATCCGCATGGACGGCATGCTCGACCTGCCGAACGTCGCGCCGCCGATGAATCCCTCGACCATCTACATCACGGTCGTAGACAAGGACCGCAACGTCTGCTCGTTCATCAACTCGGTTGCGCATTCCTTCGGCTCGGCGATCGTCTCGAACAAGACCGGTGTCTTGTTCCAGAATCGCGCCGGCGGCTTCCGCATCCAGCCGGGCCATCCCAACTGCATCGAAGGCGGCAAGCGCCCGCTGCACACGATCATGCCGGGCCTGCTCACCAAGGGCGGCCGTTCCACGATGTCGTTCGCGGTCATGGGCGGCCAGTACCAGCCGACGGGCCAGACTCACCTCCTGACCAACATCCTCGACTACGGCTGCGACGTGCAGGAGGCGATCGACATGCCGCGCGGTCTGCACTACGAGGGCCAGTACCAGCTCGAGGACAGCGTGCCGGCCGCCATCGTCGAGGGCCTGAAGAAGCTCGGCCACAAGACCACCAGCGTGGTCGGCCCGCTCGGCGGCGCCCAGGCGATCTGGATCGATTGGGACAAGGGCACGCTCACCGGCGGCTCCGATCCCCGCAAGGACGGCTGCGCGCTGGGTTATTGA
- a CDS encoding rhodanese-related sulfurtransferase — protein MNTAYKVCAFYQFVALPDYRELREPLRACCAGLGLKGSVLLAQEGINGTIAGAPEAIDAFAHELAHGDMFGGRLVNLELKFSAAEAMPFGRLKVRLKREIVTLGDAAADPTRQVGTYVDAREWNALIAAPDTLVLDTRNAFEVAMGTFEGAVDPGIKSFGQFKDFAAERLDPTRHRRIAMFCTGGIRCEKASAHLLARGFAEVYHLRGGILRYLEEVPEAESRWRGECFVFDERVAIGHGLRERNKDVTRDE, from the coding sequence ATGAATACGGCTTACAAGGTCTGCGCCTTCTATCAATTCGTCGCCCTCCCGGATTACCGCGAGCTGCGCGAGCCGCTGCGCGCCTGCTGCGCCGGCCTTGGGCTGAAGGGCAGCGTGTTGCTGGCGCAGGAGGGCATCAACGGCACGATCGCCGGTGCGCCGGAGGCGATCGACGCCTTCGCTCATGAGCTCGCACACGGCGACATGTTCGGCGGCAGGCTCGTCAATCTCGAATTGAAGTTTTCCGCTGCTGAGGCGATGCCGTTCGGACGGTTGAAGGTGCGGCTGAAGAGGGAGATCGTCACGCTGGGCGATGCGGCCGCCGATCCGACCCGCCAGGTCGGCACCTATGTCGACGCGCGCGAATGGAACGCGCTGATCGCGGCACCCGATACCCTAGTGCTCGACACCCGCAACGCCTTCGAGGTCGCGATGGGGACGTTCGAGGGCGCGGTCGATCCCGGCATCAAGAGCTTCGGCCAGTTCAAGGACTTTGCCGCCGAGCGGCTCGATCCGACACGGCACCGCAGGATCGCGATGTTCTGCACCGGCGGCATTCGCTGCGAGAAGGCGAGCGCGCATCTGCTCGCGCGGGGCTTTGCCGAGGTCTATCACCTCAGGGGCGGCATTCTGAGATATCTGGAAGAGGTGCCGGAGGCGGAGAGCCGCTGGCGCGGCGAATGCTTCGTGTTCGACGAGCGCGTGGCGATCGGCCACGGTTTGCGCGAGCGAAACAAGGACGTAACGCGTGACGAATGA
- a CDS encoding SlyX family protein, with the protein MTNEIKTLSERIDRLETRLAYQDDTIETLNQTITAQWKQIDRLTRQITELNARLQEAEASAPGPANEPPPHY; encoded by the coding sequence GTGACGAATGAGATCAAGACGCTGAGCGAGCGCATCGACAGGCTGGAGACGCGCCTCGCCTATCAGGACGACACGATCGAGACGTTGAACCAGACCATCACCGCGCAGTGGAAGCAGATCGACAGGCTGACGCGGCAGATCACCGAGCTCAATGCTCGGCTGCAGGAGGCCGAGGCAAGTGCGCCAGGGCCTGCCAACGAGCCTCCGCCGCATTATTAA
- a CDS encoding diguanylate cyclase — protein MSATQRAGWSRLPLRAAAFVALTCATILGVSGWREWAARDAVLKGAETEMANVARSLTQHAEDSLDLLDSGVVGVVSRLEMDGTAPATIGKLRTLLDVRKKAIARIHSLDIIDDQGNWLTSPGTIGATFSDDAFFRYHQLSPKREAHVGRPVKSLLDGEWVVTLSRRFNKQDGSFGGVVLASISSKYLSHFYEQFEIGRNSSVSLAHGDGLIVARNPSNETFVGRSVADKPLFREPSLQRPSGAYHFTSPLDGAERVSFFNRSSRFPLLLLATVDKDELLAPWRTAAISRMLYVLALVMLIAVIGGVLVRQLQRGQRMAVALAETEAHFRLLAEGSSDMVTRIGLDERLRYVSPSSVRVVGWRPNQLIGSLALAGVNPEDLPEVQAIVDAMKRGEKEEARLTYRNSHRQNGEIWLESTMRVTRKDDGRVDGVVAISRDITEHKKLETRLETLAIEDSLTGLANRRRFDERLKEEWARAYRDRSSLALLMIDVDHFKAYNDEYGHPAGDACLRLIAKIIAAEAQRVGDLAARYGGEEFAMLLPNIDAAGCARVGERIRNAIHEAGLAHGSNLAAGCVTASLGGAACRPAFERTAGVAALVEAADQALYAAKAAGRNRLVMSSEVMDLLPKASGQ, from the coding sequence ATGAGTGCTACCCAACGAGCCGGATGGAGCCGTCTGCCGCTACGCGCGGCGGCTTTCGTCGCGCTGACCTGCGCGACCATCCTCGGCGTCAGCGGTTGGCGTGAATGGGCGGCACGCGATGCGGTCCTCAAGGGCGCCGAGACGGAGATGGCGAACGTTGCGCGTTCGCTGACCCAGCATGCCGAGGACAGCCTCGATCTCCTGGATTCCGGTGTCGTGGGCGTGGTCAGCCGGTTGGAGATGGACGGCACCGCGCCGGCCACGATCGGCAAGCTGCGCACCTTGCTGGACGTGCGCAAGAAGGCGATCGCGCGCATTCACAGCCTCGACATCATCGACGATCAGGGCAACTGGCTGACCTCGCCTGGCACGATCGGCGCGACCTTCAGCGACGATGCCTTCTTCCGATATCACCAGCTCTCGCCGAAGCGCGAGGCCCATGTCGGCCGTCCCGTGAAGAGCCTGCTGGACGGCGAATGGGTCGTCACCCTGTCACGCCGCTTCAACAAGCAGGACGGCAGCTTCGGCGGCGTGGTGCTCGCGAGCATCAGCTCGAAATATCTCTCGCATTTCTACGAGCAGTTCGAGATCGGCCGCAACAGCTCCGTGTCACTGGCGCACGGCGACGGCCTGATCGTCGCGCGCAATCCCAGCAACGAGACATTCGTCGGGCGGAGCGTCGCCGACAAGCCGTTGTTCCGCGAGCCGAGCCTGCAACGGCCGAGTGGCGCCTATCATTTCACGTCGCCGTTGGATGGCGCCGAACGCGTCAGCTTCTTCAATCGCAGCAGCCGCTTCCCGCTCCTCCTGCTCGCCACCGTCGACAAGGACGAGTTGCTCGCGCCCTGGCGCACGGCGGCAATCTCGCGCATGCTCTACGTGCTCGCGCTGGTGATGCTGATCGCGGTGATCGGCGGCGTGCTGGTGCGGCAGTTGCAGCGCGGTCAGCGCATGGCCGTCGCACTGGCCGAGACGGAGGCGCATTTCCGCCTGCTCGCCGAAGGCTCTAGCGACATGGTGACCCGCATCGGCCTCGACGAGCGGCTGCGCTATGTCTCGCCCTCGTCGGTCCGCGTCGTCGGCTGGCGTCCAAATCAGCTGATCGGTTCGCTGGCCCTCGCGGGTGTCAATCCGGAGGATCTGCCGGAGGTCCAGGCGATCGTCGATGCCATGAAGCGCGGCGAGAAGGAGGAGGCGCGTCTCACCTACCGCAACTCGCACCGGCAGAACGGCGAGATCTGGCTCGAATCGACCATGCGGGTGACGCGCAAGGACGACGGCCGCGTCGACGGCGTGGTCGCGATCTCCCGCGACATCACCGAGCACAAGAAGCTGGAAACGAGACTCGAGACGCTGGCGATCGAGGACAGCCTCACCGGACTTGCCAATCGCCGCCGCTTCGACGAGCGTCTGAAGGAGGAATGGGCGCGTGCCTATCGCGACCGCTCCAGCCTTGCCTTGCTGATGATCGATGTGGACCACTTCAAGGCCTACAACGACGAATACGGCCATCCCGCGGGCGATGCGTGCCTGCGCCTGATCGCAAAGATCATCGCGGCCGAAGCGCAGCGCGTCGGCGATCTGGCGGCGCGTTATGGCGGTGAGGAATTCGCCATGCTGCTGCCTAACATCGACGCCGCCGGCTGCGCCCGCGTCGGCGAACGGATCCGCAACGCCATTCACGAGGCCGGCCTCGCTCATGGCAGCAACCTGGCGGCCGGATGCGTCACGGCCTCGCTTGGCGGCGCAGCCTGCAGGCCGGCGTTCGAACGAACCGCAGGGGTCGCTGCGCTGGTCGAAGCTGCCGACCAGGCGCTCTATGCCGCCAAGGCCGCAGGCCGCAACCGCCTGGTGATGTCCAGCGAGGTCATGGACCTGCTGCCCAAGGCGTCCGGCCAGTAA
- the hemE gene encoding uroporphyrinogen decarboxylase — protein MPQSSTKPFIDVLSGQRQSVPPMWMMRQAGRYLAEYREVRAKAGGFLDLCFNPELAAEVTLQPIRRFGFDAAIIFSDILVIPYALGREVRFEVGEGPRLEPLDDPAKVATLARRADFGKLEPVFAALKIVRGALDPKVALIGFCGAPWTVATYMVAGHGTPDQAPARMMAYRHPEAFSEIIDVLVDNSIQYLLAQLAAGADALQIFDTWAGVLPPTEFARWSIEPTQRIVEGVRAKVPDAKIIGFPRGAGALLPAYVEATGVNAVSIDWTAEPAFIRERVQSKVAVQGNLDPLVLITGGAALDRAVDNVLANFAAGRLIFNLGHGIQPETPIAHVEQMIKRVRG, from the coding sequence GTGCCCCAGTCTTCGACGAAACCCTTCATCGACGTCCTCTCCGGCCAGCGCCAGAGCGTCCCGCCCATGTGGATGATGCGCCAGGCCGGACGCTACCTGGCGGAATATCGCGAGGTGCGCGCCAAGGCGGGCGGCTTCCTCGATCTCTGCTTCAACCCGGAGCTTGCGGCCGAGGTGACGCTGCAGCCGATCCGAAGGTTCGGCTTCGACGCGGCGATCATCTTTTCCGACATTCTGGTGATCCCCTACGCGCTCGGACGTGAGGTGCGCTTCGAGGTCGGCGAGGGCCCGCGGCTCGAGCCGCTCGACGATCCGGCCAAGGTGGCGACGCTGGCGCGGCGCGCCGATTTCGGCAAGCTCGAGCCGGTGTTCGCGGCGCTGAAGATCGTGCGCGGCGCGCTCGATCCCAAGGTTGCGCTGATCGGCTTCTGCGGCGCGCCGTGGACGGTGGCGACCTACATGGTCGCGGGCCACGGCACGCCGGACCAGGCGCCGGCCCGGATGATGGCCTACCGGCATCCCGAAGCTTTCTCTGAGATCATCGACGTGCTGGTCGACAACTCGATTCAATATCTGCTGGCACAGCTCGCCGCCGGCGCCGACGCGTTGCAGATCTTCGACACCTGGGCCGGCGTGCTGCCGCCGACCGAGTTCGCGCGCTGGTCGATCGAGCCGACGCAGCGCATCGTGGAGGGCGTAAGGGCCAAGGTGCCGGACGCGAAGATCATCGGCTTCCCGCGCGGGGCCGGCGCGCTGCTGCCGGCCTATGTCGAGGCGACTGGCGTCAACGCGGTCAGCATCGACTGGACCGCGGAGCCGGCCTTCATCCGCGAGCGGGTGCAGAGCAAGGTCGCGGTGCAGGGCAATCTCGATCCGCTGGTGCTGATCACGGGCGGCGCCGCGCTCGACCGCGCGGTCGACAACGTGCTGGCCAATTTTGCTGCCGGGCGGCTGATCTTCAATCTCGGCCACGGCATCCAGCCGGAAACGCCGATCGCCCATGTCGAGCAGATGATCAAGCGCGTGCGCGGCTGA